A stretch of Aedes aegypti strain LVP_AGWG chromosome 2, AaegL5.0 Primary Assembly, whole genome shotgun sequence DNA encodes these proteins:
- the LOC5575170 gene encoding uncharacterized protein LOC5575170 — translation MNLFPGVVPILVTVMILGIDAVKPSSNVDFTDVEDPADDSGFVNVYRNYPKIQVTVDTSKLKRVSQAESEDSSSGSSGSSGSESVERPTIGVKTDITIEISEESVNETNTVDGKIDTGKRVGSNGKKNGKSDDDDNASVPVFKGMAGVPTKGKTPKPTSSNDVNGKRPGVTLSSRPTTFVHNSDDRRPSGPHDGWNRYQPLTGVWTTERPYIRRIEYDYYGNPIYVKSYVPYHQTQQGHQQDSSGNWKPCYCSPNYPQPWDRAPSNPVLPTPTHRRKVDDKVDIPYKQHRD, via the exons ATGAATCTGTTTCCGGGTGTGGTCCCGATCCTAGTGACGGTGATGATTTTAGGGATTGACGCCGTTAAACCGTCATCGAATGTGGACTTTACGGACGTTGAGGATCCCGCCGACGATTCTGGGTTTGTGAATGTGTACCGGAATTATCCGAAGATCCAGGTGACGGTTGATACTTCTAAGCTGAAGCGGGTTTCGCAAGCCGAAAGTGAGGATAGTAGTTCGGGAAGCTCAGGAAGTTCGGGATCGGAGTCGGTTGAAAGGCCAACGATTGGAGTGAAAACCGACATTACTATTGAAATATCAGAAGAATCAGTGAATGAAACCAACACCGTGGACGGGAAAATCGATACCGGGAAAAGAGTTGGTTCAAATGGGAAAAAGAACGGTAAGAGTGACGACGATGACAATGCAAGTGTACCAGTGTTCAAGGGAATGGCCGGGGTACCCACGAAGGGGAAAACTCCTAAGCCAACGTCTTCGAATGACGTGAACGGAAAACGACCGGGAGTTACGCTGAGCAGCAGACCAACAACGTTTGTCCATAATAGTGATGATCGCAGGCCGTCCGGTCCCCATGATGGATGGAATCGCTATCAACCATTGACAGGAGTTTGGACCACAGAGAGGCCTTATATCAGAAGGATCGAATATGATTATTATG GTAATCCCATCTACGTGAAGAGCTACGTGCCCTACCATCAAACTCAGCAGGGCCACCAGCAAGACTCGAGTGGCAACTGGAAACCGTGCTACTGCAGCCCCAACTATCCACAACCGTGGGACCGCGCCCCGTCAAATCCGGTTCTTCCGACGCCAACACACCGGCGAAAGGTCGACGATAAAGTTGACATCCCCTACAAGCAGCACCGGGATTAG